The stretch of DNA GAGTGCGTTCACAGCAGGTCTGCCGCCGCCACGACTAAGCCCGGAAGCAGCTGCCGCACAGCACCACTTCAACCAGCAGCAAGCCGCCGCAGCAGCCGCCTACTCACACGCTACAGCCAAACGGCGAGAATCGCAAGCTTCCGACTCGTCACCAACTGCTCGAGACCATGCAGCAGCCGCCGCTAACTTCATGAATCTCTCGATGGCCGGCCACGGCCTACCATTCCCAATCCCGCCACCTCCTCCACCAACCTCGGTCGCCATGTCCCTGGCCAACTCCTTAAACCACTCAGCTGCCGCAATGGCCGCCTCTCTATCGGGCAATCCCCTAGCTGCAAGCTTTGTGGCGCAGTCCTTCCCAAACCTACTAGCAGCTTCAGCCGCCCGGGAACATGCTCGCAGCAAGTCACCGCTAACCTCAAACCACAAGCTCACGCTTAAaaccgaaaaaccctcggacaAGTCTGACATCGAGAAAAACCACCACCGCGAGGAAAGCGTGCTAAATCTCAGCCGTGACCTAGCTGCTGCAGCTGCCGCTAACCAGCACATCTCCCGTCAAGGTCTACCCTCGCACATGGCCCGAATCGGAGGCGCTGGGCTCCCCCCGCACCTCAAGAAACCTCAATCTCCCAGCAAGCGCCAATGGGGTTCCCTACCCCCAAACCTAGGCACCCAGTTCGTCAACCCGGCCACCGGCAAAAAGCGGGTCCAGTGCAATGTCTGCCTGAAAACCTTCTGCGACAAGGGCGCCCTCAAGATCCACTTCTCGGCCGTCCACCTGCGGGAAATGCACAAGTGCACCGTCGAGGGTTGCAGCATGATGTTCAGCTCCCGACGATCCCGCAATCGGCACAGCGCCAACCCGAACCCGAAACTCCACTCCCCTCATCTCCGTCGCAAGATCTCACCCCACGATGGACGCACCGCTCAACCCCATCCGATGCTTTTACCTTCGCCAGGACTCCCAATGCCAAACGGACTCAACCCGCTGCATCCGTTTGCCCCGTTCCCGTTGCTTCCACCCGGGGATATGCGACACCACTCGCTTTCCGCGCTCGAGTTCAAGGCCAACATGGAGGCTAGCATGCACCGGCGGCTACAAGAGCAGGAGAAACAACGCGCTGCCGCCGCCGCTGGAGAAGGTCAACGACCGCAGTCCATGAGTCCAGAGAACTACCGCTATAGGAGTCCGCTGGACGACAACGTGGACAAATACGGCAGCTCGATCGGAAGCCACCTGGACGATCtggatgacgatgacgatgatgacgacAAAAATGGAATCGTTATCGATGGacacgacgatgacgacgatgacgatATGCAGGGTTTCGATATGTCGATGAGTTCCGAATCGGAGGATGTGAAGTCGTTCCATCACTCGGGAACGCCGGAGCAGGAGTACGATAGTGATCGTTTGAGTAACCATCATCTGCGATACCAGGAAGCTTCCGAGATGGGATCGGAGAATGAGCCGCAGGACTTTAGCATAGCGAAAACGGTGGTGACCAAGCAGGAAAAGCAGCATTCCGTGAGTTCGGATGGTGATGAAGTTGGTAGTAACGTCGACAGTAATGAAGATTCCTCAGTTAACGATTCGCAATTGGCGCGGGATGATTTGAACGCAGCTATGTCGATCAACAAACGCAAGAGGAAGAGCATGAACCCGACAAAGTGTGCAATTACGCAGGAGGAGAGTGAAGAAAGGGATGGTGATGAGGCTGAACCATTGATCAAGCAGATTAAGTTAGAGACGGCGCCGCTTTCGTTGGTGAATGATCGACGAGAATCGGTTTCGCCGCGTGCGAATGGTGAAGCTGCTCCTGAGGAAGCTGAGGCTGTGGAAGAGAATTCGTCGGCGATGAAGATTAAGGCGGAACCGAGTGAGCCGCAGGATGAGGCGGAAAACCTGTCGCTAGATCTGTCGAAGAAGCGTTCAACGCCGGACGTTAACGCGAATGAAAAGTTCACCAAATATACGATCGAGTGTAAACCGGCCTCGGAGCTGATGGAGGATCCGATGTCCCTGGTGCGCCCGATGCGAGAGGAAGAATTGCGCATTGAAGCGGAAGATTTGCGGAGACCTAGCTCGGTTGAAAGCAAGAAGAGCGCAGAGGGATTGGATGCCGCGAATACGCTGCGGAGGTTGGAGAATCTCTCGCACGGGCCGTTAAACGAAATGATGCAACGAGGAGGACTGCCGCAGTTTCCTCCACTGAGCTATCTGATGAATGCTGCCCCACCAAGTCCGGCGAGGTCTAGAAGTCCTTCGCCACATCCAACGGGGGCTAGTCCGCAGCACGAGATCGACTCCGACGACAACGTAGATTACTGCGAGGAAGGCAACTGCTTCAGTGACCCAAATACACCTCTCGACAAAGATAACCCAAAGAAATGTTCCGCTTGCGGTAGAATGTTCCAGAACCACTTCGCTGTGAAGGCTCACTACCAAAATGTGCATCTCAAGCTGCTGCACAAGTGCAATATCGATGGCTGTAATGCGGCCTTCCCTTCGAAACGTAGCCGCGATCGTCATGCTTCGAACCTGAATCTTCACCGGAAGCTGCTCTCTACTAGCTCGGATAGTAGTGAAACGGTCCTGCCGATGGAGAAACAGTTCCCCTCCTTCCCCGGACCACTTCCCACTGAGTTCCTAGCCCGGCTTTATGCCGACTCCCAGAAGTTCCCTATGAACTTGGAAGCCTTCAAGAACCACCTCCCGAATGCCGGTACTTACGCGGATCACTTCCTAAACGCAAACGGCCAGCGATTCCCGCCGGCAGCCGCCAATCCTTTCCTGTTCCCACCGCTGGGAGGTCTCGCCGGTTTTCCGGGACTGTCACAGTTCTCCCACCTTCTGCCACACCCCCTGAACGGCATCTCGTCCCAGCTGACCACCGGCGGCGGCGGCGGCCGAATGTCCCGCTCGGATTCACCCATCTCAGCCTGTTCCCCGCCAACCTCCACCAACATTCCCTCACCCCTTTCGCACCATCACCATTCGGATCAGCAGCAGGAATCGGCCGCAGCTATGCACCGATCGCCGGCGGCCACGCCACTCGAGGAGGCACGCAAGGGCCAGAAAACTCCGGACTCCCTTTCGTGACCGACCATGATGCTGATGGCGGGAATCCAGCAACGGCAATAGTCAGTATGCGCACACGGCAGATGAACAGCAACAGATTCAGGGATTCCACAGTTCCCCAACCCTCTTCACCACCCACCCGCCTCGGGCTAATCAAAAGAGGCCCGCTCGCGTGTGTGAGTGTTTGTGTATAGCATAGGACGATTAATTAAGGAGGGCGCGTGCGCTCCCAAGCAATGATGTTATCTCGGCAATGATGcaattggagaaaaaaaacaactctagaacagaaaaaaaaaacccagacGCAAACTCGAAAGACtcaaattttcttgtttcgaatttttgttgatttttattttcgctCTGGGTATTAAGATTGAGGATTAATCAAGCATATAAAGGAAAAAGTGATCTCGTTTGACTCTCTTTTTATAAATATACTTATTTTGTAATTAACGGTTATCGCTATTAAATTAGGTTCTCCACGAGCTTATCCGGATGGATTTTTATTTCGTCCGGGTTCGAATTAAGCTTATCTCCCCCTCTTCTGAGCGCTGTGTTAGGGCTTCAAAAAAAAGTCGGAGAGATCGTAAATCACACTTAACGCAAAGTGCCCCCAGTGatatgtaacaaaaaaaattctcatgttTTGGCACAGTTTCGAGGTTCAAAAACCGAAGCAAAAGCTCATTTCGAACCACTATTTCACAAGcataaaatttaaggtttttattagaaaattgaaacaaaaattaaatccgtagctttcataagaaaaaaaaaaaagaaatcgtaacACGTAAGCTTCTCCAGTtcctaaaaatgagaaaaaaaaatttcccctgtGTAGCTTTCATTCATCGAAAGTTGGCGTAgacttttcccaaaaattaaacaaacaacGAACTTTTACTTAAACAAACATGTTTACTGTTTTTAACCAACGtaccttttattttattttatctcatcaaactatttaaaaaaaacaccaaaatctTCCACTACAAAAATTAGACCCCTAGATAAACGCTAATTGTAAAACAAGAGatcaaacaaatgaacaaaacaacttacgaaacaaacaaacaaacaaagaatCCCCTACTGAATATTCTCTAGGCTTAGAAGCTCGTCGCCGCAGACGAATCGATTCAATAAAAtatgtaataataataattgaaaaatgtgcaaTATTTTCGTCCTCTTTTGTGGTCTGTAATAGGTAATTGATAGTAGTCCCTTAgt from Uranotaenia lowii strain MFRU-FL unplaced genomic scaffold, ASM2978415v1 HiC_scaffold_799, whole genome shotgun sequence encodes:
- the LOC129760878 gene encoding uncharacterized protein LOC129760878 → MVMSPSRRLSPPGIATHPMNMHLSQLQHSQLQLSSQMHQKLAAGLTPNHMSGFFKSPSTSPSSAGANMSNSNSLNNNNNHHHISKSQSNNNNNNGTPTSMPSATELSTHPLNRLQSMQPFDFRKLSAAAAGLSAFTAGLPPPRLSPEAAAAQHHFNQQQAAAAAAYSHATAKRRESQASDSSPTARDHAAAAANFMNLSMAGHGLPFPIPPPPPPTSVAMSLANSLNHSAAAMAASLSGNPLAASFVAQSFPNLLAASAAREHARSKSPLTSNHKLTLKTEKPSDKSDIEKNHHREESVLNLSRDLAAAAAANQHISRQGLPSHMARIGGAGLPPHLKKPQSPSKRQWGSLPPNLGTQFVNPATGKKRVQCNVCLKTFCDKGALKIHFSAVHLREMHKCTVEGCSMMFSSRRSRNRHSANPNPKLHSPHLRRKISPHDGRTAQPHPMLLPSPGLPMPNGLNPLHPFAPFPLLPPGDMRHHSLSALEFKANMEASMHRRLQEQEKQRAAAAAGEGQRPQSMSPENYRYRSPLDDNVDKYGSSIGSHLDDLDDDDDDDDKNGIVIDGHDDDDDDDMQGFDMSMSSESEDVKSFHHSGTPEQEYDSDRLSNHHLRYQEASEMGSENEPQDFSIAKTVVTKQEKQHSVSSDGDEVGSNVDSNEDSSVNDSQLARDDLNAAMSINKRKRKSMNPTKCAITQEESEERDGDEAEPLIKQIKLETAPLSLVNDRRESVSPRANGEAAPEEAEAVEENSSAMKIKAEPSEPQDEAENLSLDLSKKRSTPDVNANEKFTKYTIECKPASELMEDPMSLVRPMREEELRIEAEDLRRPSSVESKKSAEGLDAANTLRRLENLSHGPLNEMMQRGGLPQFPPLSYLMNAAPPSPARSRSPSPHPTGASPQHEIDSDDNVDYCEEGNCFSDPNTPLDKDNPKKCSACGRMFQNHFAVKAHYQNVHLKLLHKCNIDGCNAAFPSKRSRDRHASNLNLHRKLLSTSSDSSETVLPMEKQFPSFPGPLPTEFLARLYADSQKFPMNLEAFKNHLPNAGTYADHFLNANGQRFPPAAANPFLFPPLGGLAGFPGLSQFSHLLPHPLNGISSQLTTGGGGGRMSRSDSPISACSPPTSTNIPSPLSHHHHSDQQQESAAAMHRSPAATPLEEARKGQKTPDSLS